GGGTCGATGAGATGCTCGCGCAGCCATGACGTCGAAACCAGCGGATCGCTCATGGCCAATCCTCACGTTTTGGGTTTGTGCGGCTCGACGCGCTCGATGGGGCCGCCCGCCTCGCGCCATGCCGTGAAGCCGCCGTCGAGATGCGCGACCGGCTTCAGTCCCATGTCCTGCGCGGTCTTGGCCGCCAGCGCCGAGCGCCAGCCCGAGGCACAGTGGAAGATGAACTTCTTGTCCTGCTGGAAGGCGGGCTTGGCATAGGGGCTTGCCGGATCGAGCCAGAATTCAAGCATGCCGCGCGGACAATGAAAC
The nucleotide sequence above comes from [Pseudomonas] carboxydohydrogena. Encoded proteins:
- a CDS encoding rhodanese-like domain-containing protein is translated as MAQTIHRGIKTLLDEANREIEAIKAPDLIASMKDENILIVDLRDPREIEREGRIPGAFHCPRGMLEFWLDPASPYAKPAFQQDKKFIFHCASGWRSALAAKTAQDMGLKPVAHLDGGFTAWREAGGPIERVEPHKPKT